From the genome of Nitrososphaerales archaeon:
CGTTGCAATATCCTTCATAGATGACGTAGAAGTTAAGAAATTACTGGAACATATACAGGAGGATTTATTCGTTGTAGGTTCTGACCTTGCGGACCCCTCGTATCCTGATGGTAGCAAGACACCCAGAACTACTGAAGAAATGGTTCAAGAATTGGAAGATATTATAGATAGGTACGATCAGGAGGTAGGTAGCATCCAGTATTTCATATTGCCAGGAGGAAGTAGAGGATCCTCGCTGCTACATCTTGCAAGGGGTATAGCCAGAAGAGCGGAGAGAACCTGTGTTGAATTGTCTAATGTAGAGAAGGTTAACCCTGCTGTAATTACATATCTTAACAGGTTATCGGATCTGCTGTTCGTGCTAGCGAGGGTGATGAACAAACGCAAAGGTGTGAAGGATGTTGCTTGGCATGGATAACGAATATACTACATTTTTTGTGTTTTCACAATTTGATGCTGAGAACCCCATTCCCTATTAACTTCCATCATAACCTTTGCATTTATGAATACCATTGCTAGCCAGAATGGCGCCAATAACACGAATATTGTGTTGAAGTCCATCTCGTGTGAGTTTATGACAGATGAATATTTTGGGAGGAAGTTTACAGTGTAATCACTTGTAGAACAAAACTGTTAAATTTGTGCTGCCTAGAGAAAGCGCTGTGCCGCCGTAGCTCAGCCTGGGAGAGCACTCGACCTTTTATGGGGTGATGCTGAAGACCGAGCTGTCGTGTGTTCAAGTCACACCGGCGGCATTACCAAATCAAGAACGACTGGGAGTCAAAGGAATCCTTGTGGAGGTTATTCCTCATGTCAAAGTAAACATAGGATGATCATATCCAAACTTGAATTAGGTAGGTGTGCCCCCCTTTAATGTAATCCCATTGGAATTAGCGATGGAAACAAACCAATCGAGACCAAGACGAGGGGGCACGTTACATATAATATATTTCCAAC
Proteins encoded in this window:
- a CDS encoding cob(I)yrinic acid a,c-diamide adenosyltransferase codes for the protein MVKIYTRGGDKGDTSLIGGKRVSKASTRINAYGNVDELNASVGVAISFIDDVEVKKLLEHIQEDLFVVGSDLADPSYPDGSKTPRTTEEMVQELEDIIDRYDQEVGSIQYFILPGGSRGSSLLHLARGIARRAERTCVELSNVEKVNPAVITYLNRLSDLLFVLARVMNKRKGVKDVAWHG